The DNA region TCTGACTAACATTCACGGTGTCATCGACCTTGACGAATTTATGCATGATACTCTCAAACAGGTTGGAGCCGGAGTTGTTCTCACTTCGCGCGAAGCTTGCCGGTAAAACCTGACGAGGCACCTTCTCCGGCGGCGTGTCGGTTCCTCTGACGTCATCAGCCGACGGAGGTGGCTTGGGGGCGGTGGTGACATTTCCGTTGGGTTGCTGGACCGACGATGTGGGAGCTCGCCGGCCGCCGGAAGTGCAACTCTCCGGTGCGGTTTTTTGGAAGAATGAGAGTATTGATTTCTGGCGATTCATCTTGAGTGGAGAGAGATGGAAAATGGTGTGACCTTATAAACCTCTACAAATGTGATAATTTTGGCGccaaaaaatattttagggCTTAGAATCCCTTGAATAGGGAGTAGAATTAGCGGGAGTGAGTTCTAATAGAAGTACTCAGTGATTAATGATAAGGATGAtaattacttttttcttttttcttaactttgaaaCATTTTAGTTTTTACCATTGTTATGAAACCAGACCGGATTAGTTGGTTCAACCGCTTAAATCGGGAATCGAATGACAGGTCTAAAGTGCAGTCGTAACTATAACTTAAGAAGTATAAATTGATGAAAAAATAGGTTAAATTACCTACTTTTAATTCTTGGTTAATGATAAACAAAACAGTATATGCATATGCATTTGTTTAGCGTAATAACTCTTTATTATCATTACTTCATGCCTTCATGGTCTTCACCTTGTGACCCAACCGAAGAGTTTGGAGGCCTTAAACAAGCGGGAACAAGCAAAGGATATTTTGTTGGAATGATGTGCCGCAAGTTTTGTATAACTCTAATAAACACTAAGCTCATTCAGTTAGTGTGTCCACCGAATGTGTTCATTGAGTGTCCCTTTCTGTTCACGCTAAATATGAAAacccacaatttttttttgataagcaagaatatatatattgaaatgaattaCAAGGAATACTTCAACTCACAATAGTATGTCCATCAAGTGTCTGGCTTTGTTGTGATCTATTCGACGCGACTCAAACACAAATGAAATGTACAACAATATTAACATGTTTAGATTTCTCCCATAACACCTTTAAAACACATGTTTCAATGCAATCATCGTAaatgatttattttttgaaaagtcaaCACATTTTTATAAAGTGGGATAAATGTGTTGACtctttaaaatataaataaatcaatATGTTAAAGTGTGTATTCGAAAAGGTGTGTcgttgttgataaaaaaaataggtGTGTCGCtactttataaaaaaatagGTGTGTTGTTAGCACTCCTAAAATAATACTCTCCTCATTTCTATTTATAAAACAATTAAAAGACATATTTGATGCCCATTAATAGAGGAGCTCGTACTAAATTTTTCAATCAtttattctcttcttctctatACTCCTATATCacctatattttttttaccGAACTTATAATTACTTGTTCTACACTACTAATACATTTTTTTGAACGTCACACTactaatacattaattaaaGGTAATGTTAAGATGATATATTATATAttccctcaaaaaaaaaaagatgaaatattatatatactCCTTAAAAATAATGTCTTAAAATGATATATTGAAAATGTCTTAAAACTGATAACTCCACGTAAGCAAGAAGAAACGCCACGCAATCAAACAAGTACCAATTCTCCCTCCTCCCATTAGAACTTTCCGGAGATAACCCGAACCCCCCACCGGCCCACCACCTTCTCACAAACAAATAGAACGTTCCAGACACTCACCACCTATAAATACCAACCACCGCTTCACACCACGCATCTTCAATCCTCTCATTTCCCCAATCACTCTCATCATTTCCTCCAATCTCAATCCCACAACCACAATGCCAACCCGATCAACCGGAGCCATAAGCCAGGACTGGGAGCCAGTCGTTCTACACAAATCAAAGCCCAAGGCACAGGACCTGCGAAACCCCAAGGCCGTGAACCAGGCTCTGCGAACCGGCGCGGAGGTGCAGACGGTGAAGAAATCCGACGCCGGATCCAACAGGAAAACCGCCGGCCCGGTTGTGAACGCGAGGAAGCTTGACGAGGCGGCGGAGCCCGCGGCGCTGGGGCGCGTGGCGGGGGAGGTGAGGCACGCGATTCAGAAGGCGCGtttggagaagaagatgagTCAGGCTGAGCTGGCGAAGCAGATCAATGAGCGGCCGCAGGTGGTGCAGGAGTATGAGAATGGTAAGGCGGTGCCGAATCAGGCTGTGCTTGCGAAGATGGAGAGGGTGCTCGGGGTGAAGCTTAGGGGTAAAATCGGAAAGTGAGGTTTTAGGGACATTGAATGTTGTGGTGTGATTCTGTTGGAACAAATCGTTTTGTGTCAGAATTGCTTTGCTATTGCTACTGATTCTGTAATGAAATATTGTAATCTCGttgtaaatattaaataatgtgTTGCGATTTTGATCTTTCCGGATTTTGCACTATCTTTGGTTGCTCAGGGTGTTTTGGTTTATGCCTTCTGTGgtttaattttaaaagaaaaatggtTAAACATGAAATCATAGGAATATTTTCCGGCTAGAGATGGAAACCAAACCTCGCTCAAAGTTCCGGAACGGTTTTCACGtttaaccaaaagaaaaaaaaagaaaaaaaggtttTTCCAATTGTGTATGCCAATGTTTCTTTTCTAAACTCTCGTGTTTATGCTTCTATGTGTTTTCATCAAAGCAATAAACATCGCTGCCTTATATAGGCAACAATTCCTCACTACTTCAGAATGAAGGAAGGCAACGTGTTGTGCATAAGCAGGAGGTGTAGAGCTTGTCTTGCCTTTCCTAAGTCCCATAGTTGGTGGTGTACATGCAACAAGTTTGAGATGTCTTTCTTGAAAGCAGTTAGTCACAAAATGGTGGTGATGCATGAAACATCAGGCTGGGGGTGGAGCTTGGATACAATCATGCAAGAAGCATGACTGCATGAGGTGTGCGAAGCTTTGGACAGATTTGAAGCATATAAGAAGTTGGTAACGAAAACAAAGTTTGAAAGGAAGACAAGAGGTATATATCAATTTAGGTAGTGCTAGATTTAACTCACAAttatagaaaaaatattatgaaaattaattattatcctaaaaattattagggaatctatgatattgatgatccgggatttaaggctatttttctagtttatttgcatgcattttaatatattatttaagatattttagttattttaggacactttagagttatttcatgcattttaatatttttatttagttttagtatttttctatattttatattattttttagatattattaggatttatttactttaatggcttaaaagcatttttggtcccccacaaaTGCGATGTGTGCAAAcatggtccctaaactttaaaaatagcattttgaGTCCCCCCACATTACCCTCCGTTAACACTTTTGGTCTTCTGTCAATAAATTAACGttttctgttaaaaaaaaagctaataataataattaaaaatcctTGAAATCTAAAACCTAGAAATTAAATGTGATGAATGTTCATCAACTTCATCCTCTTCTTCcattatcttcatcatcttctccttcACAAACCCAGAAAATCCTAGAAATCTAAATCCTTCAACTTCTCTGTTTGAATAATAGAACTCATCAATGTCTAAATCCATAAACCCACCAATCCTCAACAAGGTTCAGATTTTGTTGCAAATCGTAGtgatatagcttttgagatgaaATCTGTATCTTGAATCTCATATTCTCgaagtaaagaaaaaaatttctgGTTTCTTAATTCGAAATTGGGGAAAGAATAAATGGGGTGGGGACAACAGTGAAATCAAATCAGAGAGAAAGATCGATGATTGTATTAAGTGAAAAACTCCCATGTTTCCTCTTCCTCAGTCTTCTTCCTCCCATGGCGTCGCTGAAAAAAGGGAATTGGTGAAGAATCGCGGACGGAGAAGATTGGGGGAAAATGAAATCTGATGcagaaaccctagaatttctagATTTGGGGGGAAAGGAAATTGCTGAAATAAGATGAGTTTGTTAAAGTTGGGTGAATGAAATAGGAGGAGAGGTggcggaggaggagaagatCAGACAGGTTGATTTCAGAATGGATTTTTGTTTCTTGGGTTCTTTTTGAAGGAAatgaaaggaaaggaaaggTAAGGATTTTAGTTTGTTGATTCTCTTTCAAATCAATCTGATCAGCGATCACAATGAAAGGAAAAGAGCGTGATACTTTGAGATTGAGGTGAATCTGAATGATGgagttttctgggttttgaggTTTAATGATAGAGAAAATGATGAATAtggtggaagaagaagatgaagatgagcaATTTGCTGGGTTTCTtcatggttttttattttttaattattttttgggttAAATTACATATTTGTCCCTAAAATCGTTAGTTTTTAAACGGAGGGACCAATTTTGTTGACGGAGAGTAACATGAGGGGCTTGAAATGCTAtatttaaagtttagggaccctGTTTGCACACATCGCAtttgtgggggaccaaaagtactTTTAAGCctactttaatttaggattagataagtttattttaagttgttatcttatttttatcttctatttgttttattttcttgttattttaggagaagatttgagaaaagagtgaaaatcattaaaaaaacgGAAATTTAGAGGATTCTGGAGGCTGGGTTCCAGTGCAGCGCAAGTGCACGAGCACACCATGCACCTGCGTTGTGATTGCGACGCGTGGCTGACGATGAAAGTAAAAGCACAGGATCACGCGGTGCACCGTAAAGTAGTGTACGTGACTGCACTAGATCATCTTCTGCATCAGAAAAAGACAAAAACACACAGAACACGAAAAAGCActacaaaattattttttaacctATTTTTTGAGGATCTTTCTCATCTTTCTTTACTCCTAAACCTAATAAACTCTTGGGAGACTCTTGGAGGCACTTGCTAGGTGGAGAGGAAGGTTAGGCCCTTGAGGGTCGGTTGGGTTCCACTTTCTTTTTTACCACTTTTTGTCGTCttttgactctcttttagtATTTGGGATGATAGAACCTGATTTGTTTCTTATTCAATACACTATTATAAGgatgaattttcattatttgatGTTTATCTCTATGTTTAATGCATCAATTGGTTAATTTGTGATGTAAAgagtttattttaattcataaatagattgagaaattgatatgaGTTAATGTAGGCTTAGTTCACAGAAAAAGGGAAAaacacctatgtcttaggtttaataattctctttgcgcgttcatgtatcttttgccaatatgatgttttttaggatttgcatgacaattgagaagttggtgtgaatttaatgagagaaaccacccttgtatcagtcatcttaagaaagactTGTCTTAGgtagtgtaacgccccgatttctcgagtgtcacacagtaaccaaaatgCCACAATTTTCGTAAAAAGTTTTT from Lotus japonicus ecotype B-129 chromosome 2, LjGifu_v1.2 includes:
- the LOC130738947 gene encoding multiprotein-bridging factor 1c → MPTRSTGAISQDWEPVVLHKSKPKAQDLRNPKAVNQALRTGAEVQTVKKSDAGSNRKTAGPVVNARKLDEAAEPAALGRVAGEVRHAIQKARLEKKMSQAELAKQINERPQVVQEYENGKAVPNQAVLAKMERVLGVKLRGKIGK